A region of Heteronotia binoei isolate CCM8104 ecotype False Entrance Well chromosome 2, APGP_CSIRO_Hbin_v1, whole genome shotgun sequence DNA encodes the following proteins:
- the LOC132590565 gene encoding zinc finger protein OZF-like — FEEVSVSFTPGEWALLDPGQRTLYREVMRENYGSVISLGEKPFECTESVRRFSETGNLHKHQRTHTGERPFECSECGKRFSRSDHLQSHQRTHTGERPFECSECGKRFTVSSALQQHQRTHTGERPFECSECGKRFSGKQHLKSHQRTHTGERPFECSECGKRFSQSGNLQYHQRTHTGEKPFECSCGKRFRQSSSLQSHQRTHTGERPFECSECGKRFTVSSALQSHQRTHTGERPFECSECGKRFTVSSALQSHQRTHTGERPFECSCGKRFRQSSSLQSHQRTHTGERPFECSECGKRFTVSSALQSHQRTHTGERPFECSCGKRFRQSSSLQSHQRTHTGERPFECSECGKRFTVSSALQSHQRTHTGERPFECSECGKRFTVSSNLQSHQRTHIGERPFECSECEKSFIDSGSLQKHQRTHTGEKPFECSECGKRFTVSSHLHRHQRTHIGEKPFECSECGKTFSQSGNLHSHQRTHTGEKSFECSDCGKRFSQSGHLQSHQCLTSYTNRKLLRLQLPKECSSNHL, encoded by the exons gggagaaaccatttgaatgcacagagagtgtaaggagattcagtgagacagggaatcttcacaagcatcagagaacccacacaggggagagaccttttgaatgctcagagtgtggaaagagattcagtcggagtgaccatcttcagagtcatcagagaacccacacaggggagaggccttttgaatgctcagagtgtggaaagagattcactgtcagtagcgctcttcaacaacatcagagaacccacaccggggagagaccttttgaatgctcagaatgtggaaagaggttcagtgggAAACAGCATCTtaaaagtcatcagagaacccacacaggggagaggccttttgaatgctcagagtgtggaaagaggttcagtcagagtggcaatcttcaataccatcagagaactcacacaggggagaaaccttttgaatgttcgtgtggaaagagattcagacagagtagcagtcttcaaagtcatcagagaacccacacaggggagaggccttttgaatgctcagagtgtggaaagagattcactgtcagtagcgctcttcaaagtcatcagagaacccacaccggggagagaccttttgaatgctcagagtgtggaaagagattcactgtcagtagcgctcttcaaagtcatcagagaacccacaccggggagagaccttttgaatgctcgtgtggaaagagattcagacagagtagcagtcttcaaagtcatcagagaacccacacaggggagagaccttttgaatgctcagagtgtggaaagagattcactgtcagtagcgctcttcaaagtcatcagagaacccacaccggggagagaccttttgaatgctcgtgtggaaagagattcagacagagtagcagtcttcaaagtcatcagagaacccacacaggggagaggccttttgaatgctcagagtgtggaaagagattcactgtcagtagcgctcttcaaagtcatcagagaacccacaccggggagagaccttttgaatgctcagagtgtggaaagagattcactgtcagtagcaatcttcaaagtcatcagagaacccacataggggagaggccttttgaatgctcagagtgtgaaaagagTTTCATtgacagtggcagtcttcaaaagcatcagagaacccacacaggggagaaaccttttgaatgctccgagtgtggaaagagattcactgtcagtagccatcttcacaggcatcagagaacccacataggggagaaaccttttgaatgctcagagtgtggaaagacgttcagtcagagtggcaatcttcacagtcatcagagaacccacacaggggagaaatcttttgaatgctcagattgtggaaagagattcagtcagagtggccatcttcagagtcatca ATGTTTGACCAGCTACACAAATCGTAAGTTGCTTCGGCTCCAACTGCCAAAGGAGTGTTCTTCTAACCACCTGTGA